Proteins co-encoded in one Nicotiana sylvestris chromosome 7, ASM39365v2, whole genome shotgun sequence genomic window:
- the LOC104217190 gene encoding pentatricopeptide repeat-containing protein At1g62680, mitochondrial-like, whose product MPSLIISPSQQHSLFSISPLISTVQPLLNITLKPLHRTHIDFAPIKTQSSCSLHLDNKGTVNSQWQDILEAIKASSTLQNLEISRIIEQNGGFKTISDFNHLLISLVLADEFELALKLSSLSYALAPDGNTYSIWVSLYCKKNDPETAKSILGNMLKDGFQPKVATFTTLINTFCKGGKLQKAYEVFEVMGQIGCEPTIYTYNCLLKGLCFVGRVEEAYELLLNIKKSNKKPDLYTYTAVMDGFCKVGRSNEALELLEEALEMGLIPNVVTYNTLFNGYFKEGRPLDGIKLLKKMKKQNCVPDHITYSTLLHGLLKWGKIRAALKIYKEMLNLDFEVDRRMMNSLLRGLCRQSRKEKELLKDAYQVFERMQSRRLVVDPVGYELVIEAFCSGKELDKALESLHEVVRIGYSPKAFTFSNVIRVLCLEGKVDKALLVFILMLKVGKSTSSVPFSLLINELNQQGKPLTACYLYGVALKSGVVPRNKPEVVYMRGNEVFNPGSVLTPLSLCAFS is encoded by the coding sequence ATGCCTTCTTTAATTATCTCCCCTAGCCAGCAACACTCCCTTTTCTCTATTTCACCTCTAATCTCCACTGTTCAACCTCTTCTTAACATTACGCTCAAACCCTTGCATAGAACTCATATTGACTTTGCTCCGATAAAAACTCAGTCAAGTTGCAGTCTTCATCTTGATAATAAGGGTACTGTTAATTCCCAGTGGCAAGATATTCTTGAAGCTATTAAAGCCTCATCCACTTTACAAAATCTTGAAATTTCACGAATAATTGAGCAAAATGGTGGGTTTAAAACCATATCTGATTTTAATCATTTGCTTATCTCTTTGGTTTTAGCAGATGAGTTTGAGTTAGCCTTGAAACTAAGCTCATTATCTTATGCATTAGCACCAGATGGTAACACATACTCAATTTGGGTCAGTTTGTACTGCAAAAAAAATGACCCTGAAACAGCCAAATCCATTTTAGGTAACATGTTGAAAGATGGGTTTCAACCCAAAGTTGCCACCTTTACAACTTTAATCAATACTTTTTGCAAAGGTGGAAAATTGCAAAAAGCTTATGAGGTTTTTGAAGTCATGGGTCAAATTGGATGTGAACCCACAATTTATACTTACAACTGCTTGCTTAAAGGTTTGTGCTTTGTTGGTAGAGTGGAAGAAGCTTATGAGTTGCTTTTGAATATCAAGAAATCTAATAAAAAACCTGATCTTTATACTTATACTGCTGTTATGGATGGTTTTTGTAAGGTTGGTAGGTCTAATGAAGCACTAGAATTGCTTGAGGAAGCTCTTGAAATGGGGCTGATACCTAATGTGGTTACTTATAATACTTTGTTCAACGGGTATTTTAAAGAAGGAAGGCCTTTAGATGggattaaattgttgaaaaaaatgaagaaacaaaATTGCGTGCCTGATCATATAACTTATAGTACATTGTTACATGGGTTGTTGAAATGGGGAAAAATTAGAGCTGCTTTGAAAATTTATAAGGAGATGTTAAATCTTGATTTTGAGGTGGATAGAAGGATGATGAATTCCTTGTTGAGAGGGTTATGCAGGCAATCTAGGAAGGAAAAAGAGTTGTTAAAAGATGCATATCAAGTGTTTGAAAGAATGCAGAGCCGAAGGTTGGTTGTTGATCCTGTTGGGTATGAGTTGGTCATTGAAGCTTTTTGTAGTGGTAAGGAGTTGGATAAAGCACTGGAGAGTTTACATGAGGTTGTTAGAATTGGGTATTCTCCTAAGGCATTCACTTTCTCTAATGTTATTCGTGTACTTTGTTTGGAGGGAAAAGTTGATAAGGCATTGTTAGTTTTTATTCTCATGCTGAAAGTTGGAAAATCTACCAGTAGTGTTCCATTTAGCTTGTTGATCAATGAGCTGAATCAACAAGGAAAGCCATTGACTGCTTGTTACTTGTATGGTGTTGCATTGAAAAGTGGGGTGGTGCCAAGAAATAAACCTGAGGTGGTATATATGCGCGGGAACGAGGTATTCAACCCTGGAAGTGTATTGACTCCATTGTCACTGTGTGCTTTTTCATGA
- the LOC104217189 gene encoding probable serine/threonine-protein kinase PBL11: protein MGCFTVLKSKKKKSEQSIHIKRVNPQEHSPTVLPEPQVHTRALQSAPPSFRTRVKPVQSSNRVTSSRTRALSAPSSLDAAEQDTLASNECEEQEELRSRVGSIKEYQSPTPQPLPLPSPQSAATLKTMGSFKVLNASGPLNASGPLPLPPTLPPTLPSTGALRNFSFEEIASACHRFSPERCMSEGLSSVIYKASFGDDATSTKKLEATVTRLHPSSQGLKEFVTEANTLASLQHPSLCKLIGFHAREGSDHRMLVYERLFHGSLDRLLFGRSDGPPMDWNARTKIALCAAQGLTFLHEEGPFQAMFHEFSTANIQIDKDFSAKLSGYGCITHIQETDISCSSAALGNLSEETLERGLLTPKSNVWSFGIVLLELLTGRKNLDSRHPKEERNLVKWSRPFLADDGRLSLIMDPQLKGRFPAKAARTVADIAQRCLQKDPSGRPTMRTIVEQLKTIQVMKYPSRFPLQEPGAISVKHMSKSPSLNGIITPAPRLSFSPSPPMHPLSISPTRTAAPFLSLPSCSSNLSMEDLDRLESRRPSSSSVRRSSVEGF, encoded by the exons ATGGGTTGTTTCACAGTtttaaaaagtaagaaaaagaagtCTGAACAGAGTATCCACATCAAACGTGTGAATCCTCAGGAACATTCTCCTACTGTGTTGCCTGAGCCCCAAGTGCACACACGGGCATTGCAGTCGGCACCCCCAAGTTTTAGAACTAGAGTAAAACCTGTACAGTCGAGTAACAGAGTAACAAGCAGTAGGACACGGGCACTCTCTGCCCCATCGAGCCTGGATGCAGCAGAACAAGATACTCTAGCATCGAATGAATGTGAGGAACAAGAAGAGTTAAGGAGTCGTGTTGGTTCAATCAAGGAATACCAGTCAccaactcctcagcctcttcctctTCCTTCACCACAGAGTGCTGCTACTCTCAAGACTATGGGAAGCTTTAAAGTTTTGAATGCTAGCGGCCCTTTGAATGCCTCTGGACCGCTGCCGTTGCCTCCTACACTGCCTCCAACCTTGCCTTCTACCGGAGCACTCAGGAACTTCTCGTTTGAAGAAATTGCTTCTGCCTGCCACCGGTTCTCTCCTGAACGATGTATGTCTGAAGGTCTCTCTTCTGTTATCTACAAAGCTTCTTTTGGCGATGATGCCACTAGTACAAAGAAGCTTGAAGCCACTGTAACCCGCCTTCATCCTTCTTCGCAG GGGTTAAAGGAATTTGTAACTGAGGCCAACACACTAGCTTCTTTACAACATCCGTCACTTTGTAAACTGATTGGTTTTCATGCACGGGAAGGTTCCGACCACAGAATGTTGGTTTATGAGAGGCTTTTCCATGGAAGCTTAGACCGGCTTTTGTTTGGGAGGTCAGATGGTCCCCCGATGGACTGGAATGCTCGAACGAAAATTGCATTGTGTGCTGCTCAAGGTCTCACATTCCTGCATGAGGAAGGACCTTTCCAG GCAATGTTCCATGAATTTTCCACTGCAAATATACAAATAGATAAGGATTTTAGTGCAAAGCTTTCGGGATATGGATGCATTACACATATACAAGAGACAGACATATCTTGCAGTTCAGCT GCTCTGGGAAATCTCTCTGAAGAGACTCTGGAGCGAGGATTGTTAACCCCAAAGAGCAACGTTTGGAGTTTTGGGATTGTTCTTCTTGAGTTGCTGACTGGCCGGAAGAATTTAGACAGTCGGCATCCAAAAGAGGAGAGGAATTTAGTGAAGTGGAGCAGGCCTTTCCTAGCTGATGACGGTAGATTATCGCTAATCATGGATCCTCAGTTAAAAGGTCGGTTCCCTGCGAAAGCAGCAAGGACAGTGGCTGATATTGCTCAAAGATGTCTGCAAAAGGATCCATCTGGAAGGCCCACCATGAGAACTATAGTGGAGCAACTCAAGACTATACAAGTGATGAAGTACCCTTCTAGGTTTCCTCTGCAAGAGCCAGGGGCAATTAGTGTAAAACACATGTCAAAGTCTCCGAGCTTAAACGGAATCATTACACCAGCACCACGGTTAAGCTTCTCCCCGTCACCACCGATGCACCCTCTATCTATTTCTCCCACAAGGACTGCTGCTCCATTCTTGTCTCTACCTTCATGTTCCTCCAACCTCTCCATGGAGGACCTTGATCGACTGGAAAGCCGGAGGCCATCATCTTCATCTGTTCGGAGATCTAGTGTTGAAGGATTTTGA